The Micromonospora sp. NBC_00421 DNA window GGCGAGCCGACCCAGCCCCGCACCCGCCAGTTCCTCAGGCGGATCATCGACGCCGGCCGCCTCTGACGGGCCGGACGGGGTCAGCCGGCGAAGCCGACGCGGTGGCCGTTGGCGGTGGCGACGGCCCTGATCGCCAGCGCGGCGTCCAGCGCGGCCACGGTCGCCGACCACCCCTTGTCCTCGGCCGAGCCGGGCAGCCCGGCCCGGTCCCGGGCCTGCGCGATGGTCTCCACGGTCAGCACCCCGTGCGCCACCGGCTTGCCCTCGTCCAGGGCGACCCGGGTCAGCCCGTCGGTCACCGACCGGCAGACGTAGTCGAAGTGGGCGGTCGCGCCGCGTACCACCA harbors:
- the ribH gene encoding 6,7-dimethyl-8-ribityllumazine synthase, producing the protein MAGFGEPGVTAVDATGLTVGVVAARWHGELTDHMLDRAVAAAQACGARAVTARVAGSVELPVVAQALARRCDVVVALGVVVRGATAHFDYVCRSVTDGLTRVALDEGKPVAHGVLTVETIAQARDRAGLPGSAEDKGWSATVAALDAALAIRAVATANGHRVGFAG